A region from the Pungitius pungitius chromosome 16, fPunPun2.1, whole genome shotgun sequence genome encodes:
- the rbm41 gene encoding RNA-binding protein 41 — MRRVSRQQCEDGPLLEEQETEGQRQLHSLLLQQLHTGVDIDRCVAKRQCFAPSALYRPFGEQAAGVRSLSEFRALQDGEKDLASLRELGMTEAEIHLWRSRDLTEATEKSHGVCAAPGAKQQRLQVIRDKIEARAELLSRPQRFAASRPLSRREMEIERALFQGTDRLGFLTALYHRDEDNQESQEGASPSDPMDSLYRDVLGKERKPAAETTPAENPSPRRSDQSQPVQSESISEPPPAQSGPAPPPAPPRVDISQPISSLRGTARAAASSGGPLTVRGDVETISDEDIQKNRESEEGIRNIPRFRNYQPGKPSKVLCMKNLSAQASAAHLVALFCRFEGESGPPVLYRLLTGRMKGQAFITLPDAETAQRALQLVHGYRLLGKPLVVEFGRERQEGEKQEERK, encoded by the exons ATGCGAAG GGTGAGCCGGCAGCAGTGTGAGGACGGCccgctgctggaggagcaggagacggAGGGCCAGCGGCAGCTGCAcagcctcctgctgcagcagctccacaccGGCGTCGACATCGACCG ATGTGTCGCCAAGAGGCAGTGCTTCGCCCCGTCGGCGCTCTATCGGCCTTTCGGGGAGCAGGCCGCCGGAGTGAGGAGCCTCTCCGAGTTCCGGGCCCTGCAGGACGGCGAGAAGGACCTGGCCAGCCTGCGGGAGCTCGGCATGACCGAAGCAGAGATCCATCTGTGGCGGAGCAGAGACCTGACGGAGGCGACGGAGAAG TCCCACGGTGTGTGCGCAGCTCCAGGTGCGAAGCAGCAGCGCCTGCAGGTGATCCGAGACAAGATCGAAGCCCGGGCGGAGCTCCTGTCCCGCCCGCAGCGCTTCGCCGCCAGCCGACCGCTGTCGCGCCGCGAGATGGAGATCGAGCGGGCTCTCTTCCAGGGAACCGACCGCCTGGGTTTCCTCACTGCGCTCTACCAcagag ACGAAGACAACCAGGAGAGCCAGGAGGGGGCGTCGCCCTCTGATCCGATGGACTCCCTCTACAGGGACGTTctggggaaggagaggaaaccagCCGCAGAAACGACCCCAGCCGAGAACCCGTCTCCCCGCCGatccgaccaatcacagccggTGCAATCGGAGTCCATCTCAGAACCGCCGCCCGCTCAAAGCGGGCCGGCGCCACCGCCCGCTCCGCCGCGCGTTGACATAagccagccaatcagcagcctGCGTGGAACGGCGAGGGCGGCGGCGTCGTCGGGGGGGCCCCTGACTGTCAGAGGGGACGTAGAGACGATCTCGGACGAGGACATCCAGAAGAACCGAGAATCCGAAGAGGGGATCCGGAACATCCCGAGGTTCAGGAACTACCAGCCGGGGAAACCCTCCAAG GTCCTGTGCATGAAGAACCTGAGCGCACAGGCCTCGGCGGCCCACCTGGTGGCGCTGTTCTGCCGGTTCGAGGGGGAGAGCGGGCCACCGGTTCTTTACCGCCTGCTGACTGGGAGGATGAAGGGTCAGGCCTTCATCACTCTGCCAG atGCTGAAACAGCCCAGAGAGCTTTGCAGTTGGTCCATGGATACCGGTTGCTAGGGAAACCTCTGGTGGTGGAGTTTGGCCGCGAGCGACAGGAaggagagaagcaggaggagaggaaatga